The genomic DNA GGTCACAATGGGcttaaaggaaaagaagaaacaaaagttTATACCCAGTTCCTAGACGCTACATAGATCAAAAGAATGCCTCCAGTGGAGATAGCACTGAAACTGTTGGACCCCCTCCATAACAGTGAAATCTAGATTCTacatttaaattgaaaattaaaaataaaactaaaaaataaagaaggaaaggaaaaggacTAGCCTTTGttccacatttattttttaacctcAGAACTTGGTATTTGAACTAAAAATTATTGCGAGTCAGATGTTAAAGACACATATGTTGAGTGTTTCTACACATAATGCCACtatcttttgttttcaattatttcaaacCCAGCATGAATTAATGTAAATTACCTCAATGCTCTCATTTCCAATCCAACAGCACAAGAAGTATTCTTCTTTTTTGTCACCTGAGTGGTAGGTATAAAGAACAATGTAGCAATCTCCACTATAAAATTTACCAATATCTTCTTTCAGCACTGGAGTCTTGGCACTGCCATTGATACGCCAAACCTGGAAAATTATCAATGTTCAATAATCTGAAACATGTTGATGTAAGCAGCATATATAAAGCAAATAATTCCCAGAAATCACCATCAAAGCAATGTCTGGCAGACCTCAATTTTTCCACCTGCTTCAAGCAAAGGTGGGACTTCCTCATTTACAGGAGAACCTTTTGACATGCCTTTGACGCCAACACCTTGTTGCTTCAGTAAAGCTACAATTACCCACAGATTGACAATTAATAATGTTACCCAAAAAACTCCAGTTAAACTAAGTATGAAAGTGGTCATTACCTGCTACTTTTCCTCTTCCCTCCTCAGCACCACCTGCTGCTGATCCTGATGGCCAAGAATCAAAGTTGGACTTGAATGAATGTGTCTCATACCCTTGAATAACCCGGGTTATACGAGTTGCCTTTGGTCTATTTTGGCTAGAAACAAATTCCTGAGGAAGAAAATTGGAGATGAGAGTTCGTTGTTATAAAAAGAACATGGATAAATGGATGATAAGCTTCTACCTCAGCAGCTTGGCTGGCAGCTTTTCTATCCTCGACCTGTGTTACACGGCCAACCCAAACAAATACCTCAGCACCACAGTCCAGCAAATAGCATTTGTTGTTCTCCAACATAGCTTTGGAAAGTTCACCTTCAATAGCATTCACCTGACCATCCGTAATGCTACAAAAACAGTAATTAACTTAGCATGTAGATGACAATGAACCAATCATGACACTATCAGGCTGGTTAACACATTCTGCTATGCTGActccaaaataagaaaaattatgggATGAACatgcataaaatattaatttatggatgcaaatattaactaaaaaaaattaacatgccAATTCTATATGGAAGAATGTATAACTCAAATTACAATTAATACTAGCATAACCACTTTTATGAAGGATTATTGTTCAAGTCCTTGGTTTGATGCTTAACCATGAACAGGCAtcataataaatacaaattgagtttttatttcACATTATATTCCTCTATGTTAAGGATCATGTAGTTTCATTCAAATCATATTTCTCTAAAGTAAGACTATAATATTCTTAAAGCTACCTGCTCCACAGCTTCAACAAGTGGATGCCTGTCACTTTGTATAATAGATACAACAGGGtcaagagagaaagagacaggTGCTTTATGTAAGAGATCCAGAAATAAGTTTAAACAGACCTCACAAGTTATTTTAGGGTGAGGAGTACAAGAACAGCTGATTGATGGTAGACAGGcaatataaaaatacatatcAAAACCAGCTCTAATCTTATATAGAAGTCACCTAAATCCTCAAAACTTCAACTCCTGAACCACAAAACACCAACAATAAACAAATTTGGACAGACTACAGAGACTCATTCAACCATATACGGTCAAACAATTTGGACTAGACCCTTTCTTTGTTCCTCTCACTCCTAAAGCTTTTCAACCACACATGTAAAATCTATTAAATTCTTTCACATAAGAGGGTAACCAGTTAGATATTGTAGTAGTCTTCTCCTATTCTTTTGGGATATTCCTCCCAATAAACAACACCCACAGGGTATTTTACATTGTTTCTATAAAGCCTTTCTAGGTTGATTACTTTTATTATCCCAATTTCTCCTTTGGTACACACTACAATATCACAGTGTCCATATACTAGAAAGCTACAATTTCTCTGATGACAATGCAAATTTATGACACCATGTTCATCAACATTACCATGAGCAACTGGCAAATTTTTCTACATGTAATCAGCAACATCAATgtacttgttttctttttcttttaacttttttttttcattttctttttctttttttggcatTGTCAGAAATCACCAAGGAAAGAGTTGCTTAAGgcattatatttgataatgtcAAACTAAAAAGAAACAGGGCTCATAACCCTAAAATAACTTCTATATTAAAAGCTGAATACCCATAAAGGATAAATAGAAACCATAAAGGATAAACATACCTATAAAGTTTACCAGGGGTAGTTTCTGGAATAACATCATCTTCAGTGGCAACCTTTTTGCCAATGGGAGCAAAACCACCAAACAGGACCCAGAATTCACCTGAGTCAGACTCAGCAACCAGCTTTCCATCATCTGGCATTGCAAACATCATTTACGTTAATGAATGAAGAGTAGCAATTACAAATGTTAAGAATGAAAATGCAAATGAGCTCTGTTCAGAGATTGAATACATAAGTACTAAAAGAGAAGCTAACATCAGCAAGTTATTAATGCATGTGCTCTTACCAACAATTGCAACATCACACTTTCCCTCATGATACTTATCCTTGAAAAACTGAATTACTTCCAAAGCCTTGGCTCTTTCCTGGATATTGGAATTTGCACCGTTGAactgataaattttattttctgtgTCCAGGATAAACACATCATCGTGATTTAGTGAAGACCGAGCAAAGGGGACCTGCACAACCAAAATGCAGAATCAAAATGCAGGTGACCAGCTGCAGCACAGTGAACGTGATTAGATCATGAAATACATGTTGGGAGAATATACTACCTGCTTCAATCTGACAACCCGTTTCCCTTTGCAAACATATAACCGTGTCTCAAACACTTCTTCTTCTGGTTTCTTAAATCCAGATGCAATACCCCCTTCTAGAGGTATGATACATGGTTTAAAGTATGACAAAAATTTGTCAGACTCGTAGCCTTGAAGTTCTCTGTGTTGTACTGCACGCCCTCCAAGAACAGTATCAAGCTCAACAGTTTTTATAGCTGCTGTTCCAGATTCATCCTATGATAAGACCAGAAGTTGCAATTTCAAGCATAAACGTTATTTTACTACAAGTGTAATTTCTGAATAAGAACAAAAGGAAGTAGTAATACCTGACTTGTATCTTTTCCAATCCAAAAGTGGATATCATACAGATAAGCTCCTCCCTTCCCAGGAGATGTCTGCAGAAATATGTGATGGCTTAGCATGTAGAGAAATTAAGTTGCAagaatctattattttattccagaaatgttttattaaaaaaaaaaaaaaaaaaccattgacATTCAACAAAAGGTAGACCCTCTCACTCTCATGTTTTATCTTTCCTTCACATATTTTATCTGTTTTTGTTCCCatgattttcttttcccttaatTTTCCCTCAGGAGAAAATGCATTCCAACTGATGCAATTTCTTTTAGATAGATAGAGTAGAACCCTAGACCTTCCCCCAGCCCACCACGCCCCTTTACCAAGCCAGTGCATTGAAAATATATACCCTTTTTATAACAagaaaatgtatataaaaatattaactttatcAAACTGTCACATGTAATTGTATTTCTAAAACCCACCAGTTTGCTATGACATCCACTAATAATAAGTATCTAATCacctttaaaatatttcaaagagAAACATACATCAATCATAACAGTTTAAGCCCTATAATTTTCACACCAGGGTATAAGACATCAACCGCAGGAagtttaaattgaaatttgaacaTTCATGTGGGGGAATGAGCCGAGATAGTAGAACTCAAGCAAAAGAGAAAGTTGAAGACTACATGCACCTGCAGGACAATGTAAGAGTCCCCCGTGTAGAATTTACCATAATCGGACTTTGGCAAAGGAACTGGCTGAAAGTTCTCAATTCTCCATATTTCGGTCCCACTACAAGATGTTAAGTTCACAATTCCAGAAGCAAAAATAGCAATTAAGACAATAGCAGCTTGTTCAATATCTAGAACAATAACAGGAACACATGCATGCAGGAGCAGGGACACATAATTTCACAACTGGATGCAAAACTGTATTCCATCACTGCATTGGAAGAAAGATATAACTTCAATTAATTCAGTTATTGTGTTAACTGTGTATAGTAAGGATACACTCTCTGACCAACTCCCTGAAATGCAGGATCTAGAACTTTCCCAGAGCTAGACATCGTCCGAACCCTTCTTTATAAGTGTTTCTTTGAACAGGGACAAACCCCAACTTCTGGTGTCTATAAATTTCAAAGTGGGCACTgcaagagagaaaaaggaaggtgtacaataaatataaagaaaacacaaatataacaggtacaaaaaaaaataagaatcctGTCTTTATGCATTGTAGCTGCAACTAAGCAAAAAATCTACAACAAATGTTGGTCATAGAATGAAGCAAAACTGAAAGCTTACAACCATAATAATAGGCAATCAATGTTCTTATTTTCCCTTCGCATTAAATAGAAATAAGCTACAAATAGGCACAAAATAACAAGTATAAACCAAAATATAAGGCTCTAAAAACAACTGGGTAAGAGTGGCATGTTTGTCTTGGTTTCATGGAGGGCAGCCACTCATAGAGAACACAAAGTTGTAGCAGCTTTACTGACCCTGAGATATATCTTATATCTGCAAGGCTAGCGCAGATAATATGTTTCTTTACATAATAGTGCAAGTGAGATAAAATAAACACTAACCAATGCCAGGTTCATTAGCCAACCCAACAAAGCTTTCACATCAAAAAACCCTCTGCCAGGCTGGATATTTAGAAACAAATGACCATAATCATCCAAATGTGTGCCCACACAAGTTTAGAGCCTGCCATTTTGTTTCATATCCCAAGTGCTAGCTTGCCTCAGGTAGATATCTTGTCTcccaaatttcttctatcccatCTACATGTCTTTTGCCTTGAACCTATTGCATTCCAGAAACCTAGATCTCCATGCTGGACACTCTTCTGACAAAAGTAATAATCAGTTCTTGGCTTTACTTCCCTTGATATACAGGTGGACCTTGCCACAGTAACATCTACCCTTTCTTCCCTCAACTTTCGTCATCAGCCTTCCATTAGGTGATATATGAGATTATAAATGATGAGATTCCAACATTGATTCATATACTCACAATATTAGGCCCAAATAAACTTCCATACTCCCTATATATATTACTGGGAACTATGTTAATTAGcaacaataattaattttgaaacacTGCTTATGTTTccactaggaaaaaaaaaaaatccacacgAGTGCATTAGACACTAGTTAGCAGACCAGTTCTTAATTGGCAGTTGCTCCACTTCCATAACATCTCCAGAACTAATCTCATCAAAAGAGACACCCGCCAAGCATTCCATTTttccaattattattttacatcaCTTTGTCAAATCAAAATTCTACTTCAGATTCAAAATCTTCAGGCACTGATCTTAAGAAATAATGATCTTGAATGTGCCTCTCACATCAGATATAGCCAGATCAGCAATGAAGAAGATTTTCATAAACCCTTATCCCCTATATGGTTGAAAAAGAACTgatgaaacaaaaaaggaaagaaaaacatcCAGTTCATCATTTTTAACCGTTTGGGtccctaaaaaattaaatccacgACTTAGATTAGCCAAACAATCTATAAACCTTAAttgaattcataaaaaatatgaatcaatttttttgtatcttttcttttcaacaaCTTCTCAACAGTGAAAAAGAACACTAACAACATATTTACTAATTAAACAGATTTCTTGATACCGAAAACACGCCTTAACATCAAGATTATCTCACTCTTACATTCAATCACAGATGACGGATCAAATCACTTCCATTACAAACATAAAACTCCAGAGACAGCACACAAATTAAATCAGAACTCATACACAAAAATTAGAGAGATCAAGCAACCGAAACGCCCCATCATACGTCAAAATTCAAATCAATCCTTAGATCAAAGCTGAAATtaccaaaaacaaccaaaaccCATCAAAATTAAACCAAGATCAAGTGAACCTGATCACGAAATAATCCTCGAACCAGAAAACAGGAAGAAAGACACCAGAACAACAGATCAAATTACGAATTCAGAAACGAGAGATCCACGAATTAAACAACGGACGACCGAAATAGAGTGACCGATAATCATCGGATGAGAATGAACCTACCTGATCTGCTTGTGATGATGGTGGTGTGAGGttagagagagagcgagagatgATGAAAAACAGGCATGGAGATGAATATAGGTTGCAGAGCTGTCAATatagagagaagagagagaagaaagactcgaaaaaaaaaagtgaataattGCTGTGTTGTTTCTCGCTCTAGCTTTTTAGGCTTTTGAGATTTCAGATTTCAGGGACTGGAGAGAGAAAATCGTgtataatgaaaagaaaatgggggAGAGAAATGGATTTGGGGAGACGTGGGCAAAACGACGTTAAATAAGGGCGAACGTtgagatttggattttttctttatctttttcgGAAAGCTACAAAATTAATTGTATTGCCTATACAAAATCCCCTCGGAGTCTGTTTGTTTCGCCAGAAAGTGTGTGTAAACCATCTAGCAAAACATGACTGGAGTCTGATAAAGCCTCGTTTGGaatacttcattttttattgtttcaactcaaaattaaattaaaattaaatcactattttaatacaattataatttaataaacgTGCAACCAAAAAACATATactttagagaaaaagaaaacctatttttagatatgtttttatttctaaaatatccCAACATTTGGGGTCAAATGAAggatatgattttattttttaaaaacaaaacatactTCTAACATAAGTTATCAAAGGATGAAAACTTGCTAAGAAATGCTTTCAAAAATGgtccttaattatttttttaaataaaattttatttataaattcaataataattttttaaacttatttttttatgaaattactatatcatataaaaattatttatattttcaattgtttttcaaaatatttaaaaaagtcTTAAAATGTATCAcatatattctaaaatatacatttttaataataaatttttttaaaaatcaatcaaaacattatcaaatttaatttttttttaaattagaaaactgatgtttaatattcaaaaattatttatcaaaattaatttttttgaaccCTAAAAATTTAAGTAAAGTCAGAGTGTTAGTTAAGTAAACGTTTTATAACAAGAGGACTAGTTATAAACCCTTTATACCATCGCATGGGGTTAGTGAGGGAAAAACCctaattgatagaaaaaaaaaactcacaacCCCTTAAAATTATCTTGCACTTAAAAGAagtagaaaaatgaataaaaatatttttttaagctataaatcaatttgaaaaaaattaccaaCAAATACTCTAAAATTGTCATTGAGGTTAAAAAGAGAGTTCTAACCTCTTAAAACCAATCCAAATAGACCAATACCACAACCAACCATTTTTTGGTCCAAACAAACAAAGCCTTGTAAAAATCGAACTAATTGAAAGTTGGTTGATTAATACATCACAACGGCTTAAGATTGTGGTGGGTGAGTGAGGTCCTGCCATGAGCCCGCCCATATGGCTAAAATATTGACAgggttttcaaaataattttcaaaaaataatttttaaacaaattttataaataaaattttatttgataatttaaatatgaaaatcatttttatcagTTTATTCTCTTACCGTaaattttcaaagtatttttttatttttaattggtttttaaaaactaattcctattttaaacaaataattactttttaaatggAGGATGAGCATTATTTTgtcactaattataatttatttgaaataaataaaattaatcaataattttccaaaatttgataatatccCATTTGAAATAACTTTTTTGGCTTTGGCCTGATTTGAAAGTGAACAAaatcatatttcaaaataacaatttagacatattattaataattaattaaatatgaaacacTTCTTTTATAAGCTAAAAATGATTACAATAAAAGATAATGCTATCCTAacttgaaaataaattcaactttaaaataaaatgatatcaaCATTATTGacaaagtttttgaaaatatttataaaaaaacatattttaaaataactttttaataataaaattttgatgaaaaaaacaaatattaaaagaaaaggcacaattttctcattttattctccattaatatgcattgtaacataaattttctaaagtattttttttttcctttcatttttttaataataataataaaattaaaaaagcaatcaaaaacaactaaaacttaatctaaaaaacaatttctatattaattttttttaagggtgtgctaaattttgaaaatttttaaggaaaaatgcatgaaaaaaaaattttaaacggaaaagttaaaaaataaattcaaagtctttaaattaattttatatgttattttaaattcatttcatttattttaaatattttctataaatattaaataaatttaaaatatataaattttaattaattataactatattgcacttatttaatattataataattcaaaaattcacaattttttttttatttcttctattttatttttttttactttttttattttcttgatattttttataaatcaaacataCCTTAAGTTGAATAAGGGAAAACTATTTTACAAAATGTTGGGCATAAAATTTATTGCGAGGAAAAAACTTTGGATTATGATAAAATATggtattataaattatataaatcaacaaaaataaaggaGTAAGGGTGGGTCCAACATCCATAAGGACCTGGTTGGCTAGGAACATGAATGCCACACATGAAAGGTCAATGAAGTTTTTTATGGTGGGGCAATGGGCCCTTCATTCCATGTcgttttttaatttctttacatACAATGCAACATTGTCTTTGAGCACATTCTTTGACCATCCACACTACTTTTCAGTTttcatatgaataaaaaataaattaattaaattaaaaatatatagaaatgtACACGTTGGCATGCCATAAAAATATGGATACCATAATTTTGATTGTAGTCGTGGAATGCCAGGTCTGTCCCAAATTCGGAAATTAAAGAGTTGTGTTGACAGTCCAGCTCACATTAGGGCCGCCACATAGAATTATTTGCCTACTTTAACAATATTTAATATGTACTGTTTAGTATTATGAAAAGATTGTGTACTAAGAAGGcatgagaatatttttattgaaaactaaaCCTTAGGGCATGTTTGGCAACATcattgaaaacagtttttgttaaattttaagaataaaattttgtttgaaagaGAAATCATAAACCAACTtctatttaagatttttttttttttttttttatctatattatACCAGTTTAGCTTTTTTGGTTTTAGCTTcgatcaataaaaaaaaaaacttaaaagaaaaataaattgaaccaAACAGAATCCAAACAAAATGTACCAACTTAGAATGGCTATTAAGTTAATACATTTTTACGTACTAACTACTAACTTGCATAAAAtgtaaaagttttcaaaatattatccatATTTTCGATCATTATTTATTTgacaaaaattgtaaaattgtttttaaaaaacaaattttatataaaaaattatattctatataatatttaatgttaaatacgttttattctattttacaTGTTTTACACTTTATCTTCTCCTATTCAAATCCCGATATTTTACTCCCAAAACTTATTGAATACTAACACTATATCCTTCAATTATGAACATTTACTTTTAATACATATTTACTTTTACAAAGATCCAAATGGAGACAGAAGCATTTATCTAAAATAAAGGGCATGGGTGACGACTTTAATGCGATGGATTCAAAGTGGTACAAAATTGGATGGagtcttaaatttttttctccaaattccTAAATGAATTTGTCCTATCtcgaaaaaaataattatgggtGATTTAATTGagtcttaaattttttttttatcgtacTAAAAAATCACATTAAAGGGTAacagtaataaaaaaatatctaccTTATCCTATTTTATCATACtgaaaaatcaccttaaaaagTACTGGTAATGAAAAATATACACCTAATCATATAattcttatttgaaaattctATGTTATTGATTCAggagatgtttgataaaatttaatgtttatcacttaatgacttaaattaattttaaattaaatcatacttaaattgttgattttaaatttattatttattatttattttaaatattaagactgtgtgataaaattaacttaaaacttattataaattattaaattgacatatttatcctcataaattataattatgataaaaaaaacagtGAAAGTCATAAAACAGCAAAGGAAATCGTATTAGTAATTAggtcaaattaaataaaaatgtaaaatgaatatgttgaattaaaaataagttaattatttttacttattaattaaaattatttttacctttaagTTACTTTACTAAATATactcaatttatttaataatttaaatttagttaTTAAGCTAGTTTATCGAACATGGACTTAGTATCATTCTAAACCTTTGAtcgaaatattaaaatatatgataaatacaaaattttaaataatggtATAAATATATGAGATCGGagcataaataaattatatctaaatataaagaaaaatgattatattgCAAATTAATAGATCGGACGTGAAATAAACTCATGATAATACATTTCTTGATGTAGAAAAATACCATTGAACATCGTAATTTCTATTTTGCGTGTTATaataattgtttgttttttgatatttatGTTCCAATTCTATTTATTCCCAAATCAAGTCTCCGGTTTAGCATTTTGATTTAGTAGTCGAGGGTTTAAATTAAAAGTTACATATGGCATCAAATGCATGCCCTAAAATTTTCCTTAATCATATTACATGTCATTTTCAATGGTTTGTCACTAATGTAGCAAATTAAATTGATTGAATCTATGTACAAAATGAGCCCAATATTTTTGTAGGGATGGAGACACCgaagaaaataaacatataaagaCAAACAGAAGAAAGGGTGGCTTTTCCTTTTAACCATTTTTTCATGCAGTTTGGCAGCTTTTAAGGCTCAAGGGCGCTAGGTGAACGTATCATGCGGAATGTGGTATATCAGCATTTTGCTCTGCTCCGATCGTGTCTGTGGCCCACTTCCATATCTCCCCCCATGTGTGATTCTTATGTAGAACAATAGATTTTGGTTACCAGCCACTTGTACTAGGCCCCACTAAAAAGgatatttacatataaaataaaataataataaaaacactaAAATCAAGGGTACTGGAGACAGCtattaagaaaacattttt from Vitis riparia cultivar Riparia Gloire de Montpellier isolate 1030 chromosome 8, EGFV_Vit.rip_1.0, whole genome shotgun sequence includes the following:
- the LOC117920160 gene encoding villin-2 isoform X2, with translation MSSSGKVLDPAFQGVGQRVGTEIWRIENFQPVPLPKSDYGKFYTGDSYIVLQTSPGKGGAYLYDIHFWIGKDTSQDESGTAAIKTVELDTVLGGRAVQHRELQGYESDKFLSYFKPCIIPLEGGIASGFKKPEEEVFETRLYVCKGKRVVRLKQVPFARSSLNHDDVFILDTENKIYQFNGANSNIQERAKALEVIQFFKDKYHEGKCDVAIVDDGKLVAESDSGEFWVLFGGFAPIGKKVATEDDVIPETTPGKLYSITDGQVNAIEGELSKAMLENNKCYLLDCGAEVFVWVGRVTQVEDRKAASQAAEEFVSSQNRPKATRITRVIQGYETHSFKSNFDSWPSGSAAGGAEEGRGKVAALLKQQGVGVKGMSKGSPVNEEVPPLLEAGGKIEVWRINGSAKTPVLKEDIGKFYSGDCYIVLYTYHSGDKKEEYFLCCWIGNESIEEDQNMAARLANTMFNSLKGRPVQGRIFQGKEPPQFVAIFQPMVVLKGGMSSGYKKSIADKGLNDETYSADCIALLRISGTSVHNNKVVQVDAAATSLNSNECFLLQSGSSIFTWHGNQSTFEQQQLAAKVADFLKPGVTLKHAKEGTESSAFWFALGGKQNYTSKKVSQEIVRDPHLFTFSFNKGKFEVEEIYNFNQDDLLTEDILILDTHAEVFVWVGQTVDPKEKQSAFEIGQKYIEVAASLEGLALNVPLYRVTEGNEPCFFTIYFSWDSTKATVQGNSFQKKVFLLFGAGHAAETQDRSNGSNQGGPTQRASAMAALTSAFKPSSGNRTTAPRPSGRGQGSSQRAAAVAALSSVLTAETKKRSPDASPSRSSRSPPPPESSPSE